In Tenacibaculum sp. 190524A02b, the genomic stretch TGAAGAACTACAAGTAGCATTGAAAAAAATAACTAAATTATCGTTCGCTGAGCAGAAACATCAACTTAATCTAGTAAAACAAGCTTGGAATAATGATGAAACTAAGTTAATTTTATCATTGCATAATAGTTTTCAAGTTATAGATTTAAATGAACTCTTGTTTTGTGAGTCAGATAAAGGATATACTACGTTTTATTGTAGTAACAATAAAAAATATGTGGTTTCAAAAACTTTAAAAGAATTTGAAAAACCTCTTTTCAAAAACAATTTTATACGTCCACATCAATCCTTTATAGTTAATCTAAATTATATAAATAAATATGATAAATCTGGAGTTATCTATTTAAAAAACGGCAAAAAAATTCCGGTATCTTCTAGAAAAAGAGAGCAGTTTTTAAATACATTTTTAACTTAAGACAAAGACTATTTTACCGAAAATTAACACTCATTTAATTTAAGACAACAGAGTTAATTTGTGAGGTACTTTATTTTAAAAGTACTGAAGTATTTTTAAATAATTCTTTTGCACTCCAGTAACCTTAAAACGAAAATAAGAAAGAGTTGTTTAGACAATCTTTGTAATTTTTCGTACGGATTAACTTTGATGTAGACTAGTTGTTTAAATAATGAGGACTCATAACCGAAGGTTACAAAGTTTGTTTGAATCCTATTACCGTTATTAAAAACAAAAAGCCCTCATTTACGATTGAGAGCTTTTTAGTGTAAAAATTATTTATATCTAGCATCTATATGGGTAAAACTCCAACCATTCCCAATTAGATATCCACCTACAGCGGACAAACTAGAATCAAACCCTGTATGTTGGAACAAACACATATTTCCGTTATTTTTAATTGCATAAATATGATTATTGTTCCCTGCAAAGACATGTTTAAAATTCCATCCATTGCCTAATACTTTATAATTTCCATCAAACAGCCAATCATTACCTTTATGCACAAATAAAAGCATATCACCATTATCTTTAATTGCATAAATGCGACCATGTGTTCCAGCAAATACATGCTTGAAATTCCATCCATTTCCTATTTTTTTTATGGATTTAGTCCATTTTGATCCATCATATTTTGACAAATACATATCACCATTATCTTTAATTGCATAAATATGACCATCATATCCTGCAAATACATGTTTGAAGTTCCATCCTGTGCCTATTTTCTTACCTGAATCATCCCAAGAGTTACCATCTCCTAGATGCTTATAAAAATACATGTCTCCATTAGGTTTTATACCATATAAAAATCCTAAATCTCCTACAACAATTTGCTTGAAATCCCATCCATCTGCTATTTTTTTATAATTACCATTAAACCCCCATTCTGTTCCTTGCTTATGCTTGTAAAGAAGTAAGTCTCCATTATTATTTACTGCATAAATTAAAGATGGATGTACAGAACTAGTTTTTTTTGACTCAATAACTTCCTTTTTGGTATATGAGGTAATATTTTCTATCTCTTCATTTTCACAAGAAATAGATATAGTTCCTATAACTAAGGCAAGTAATGTCGTTTTTGTAAAGTTTGTTTTCATAATCTATTTATATTTAATATTGATTTTTTTAAAGATGATTAAGTTTTAAAAAAGAAAAACATTTTTACTTATTATGAGTTGAAGTTTAGTGTTGCTATTATATTCCCCTTAAATTCATAACAGTAAATACATCTAGTATTTTTTTTTATTATTTACAACAAAAGTAGGTGTCGTTATATCTGGTAAAAAGCGTTATTTTTTTTTCGTAGGGTTAGAATAAATAAGTGTAAAGTATCAAATAATATATGTGTTTTCAATAGGAGTAGAGGCGAATTTCTTTTACTAAGAATAATAAATCATTAAGCAACCGCCTTACTAACAACTAAAAACCAATAACTTACCTAATATAAAAAGCCAGATTATATAAAATCTGGCTCTATTTTCTTTCTTTTTCGTTTTTTGAAGCTAGCAGGCTTCTAGTTTTGTACCTTTATAGTACTTTTTTTAATAGCAAATTTTCCCACTTATTTATTTCCTAACATTAGAAACTCATTACATACTACTTCCGTTATGTATCTTTTATTTCCTTCATTATCTTCAAAGGAACGAGAAGTTAATTTTCCTTCTATTACTACTTCACTTCCTTTTTGTAGATACTGCTCTATGATTTCTGCAGTTTTGTTCCATGCTACAATGTTGTGCCATTGTGTATCGGTTACCTTTTGTCCGCTTGAATTTTTGTAAGTTTCATTGGTTGCTAAAGAAAATTTAGCTAGTTTTTTACCACTTTCTAGTGTTATAACTTCTGGGTTACTACCCAAATTACCAATTAACTGTACCTTGTTTTTAAGTGCATTCATGTTATTCATTTTTTCGTTTAACAGTTAAGATTTATTATTTGTTTTTGTTTGACACTGCAAAGATGCAATGCCATCAAAGGATTAATTGGTAAGTAATCGTTTGTTTTCGATTGTAAATGAATGTAATCGTTTATTGTTATATTTGAAAAAAATAATTTCATGGAATTTTACTTAGAAACGGAACGTTTGATCTTAAGAGACTTTAGAGAAAAGGATACCAAGTCTATATTTGAATTAGATTCTAATCCTGAAGTTCATAAATATCTTGGTAATAATACTATTTCTACTTATCAGGAGGCAGAAAAGATTATTGAGTTTTTTAAAACGCAATACAATGATAATGGCATCGGTAGATTTGCTGCTTTTGAAAAAGTGTCTGGGGAATTTATTGGTTGGTCTGGACTGAAATTAAACAAAGGTGAAAAAGAAGAACTAAATGGTTTTACTAACTTTATTGATATTGGATATAGATTATTACCTAAATTTTGGGGTAAAGGATATGCTTCTGAATCTGCTTTTGCC encodes the following:
- a CDS encoding LytTR family DNA-binding domain-containing protein, which translates into the protein MKTLIIEDKEYIRKGLISLLLSLETSIEVEVIGECESVKDAVIVANACKPELVFLDINLVDGSGFDFLEQTENLSFNIIFITAYEEYALKALKVGAIDYILKPVDVEELQVALKKITKLSFAEQKHQLNLVKQAWNNDETKLILSLHNSFQVIDLNELLFCESDKGYTTFYCSNNKKYVVSKTLKEFEKPLFKNNFIRPHQSFIVNLNYINKYDKSGVIYLKNGKKIPVSSRKREQFLNTFLT
- a CDS encoding tachylectin-related carbohydrate-binding protein: MKTNFTKTTLLALVIGTISISCENEEIENITSYTKKEVIESKKTSSVHPSLIYAVNNNGDLLLYKHKQGTEWGFNGNYKKIADGWDFKQIVVGDLGFLYGIKPNGDMYFYKHLGDGNSWDDSGKKIGTGWNFKHVFAGYDGHIYAIKDNGDMYLSKYDGSKWTKSIKKIGNGWNFKHVFAGTHGRIYAIKDNGDMLLFVHKGNDWLFDGNYKVLGNGWNFKHVFAGNNNHIYAIKNNGNMCLFQHTGFDSSLSAVGGYLIGNGWSFTHIDARYK
- a CDS encoding GNAT family N-acetyltransferase — encoded protein: MEFYLETERLILRDFREKDTKSIFELDSNPEVHKYLGNNTISTYQEAEKIIEFFKTQYNDNGIGRFAAFEKVSGEFIGWSGLKLNKGEKEELNGFTNFIDIGYRLLPKFWGKGYASESAFACLDFGFKKMNYKVIYGAAQNSNIGSNKILKKIGLQFINEFVFEGEKASWYELKKENYGK
- a CDS encoding single-stranded DNA-binding protein; amino-acid sequence: MNALKNKVQLIGNLGSNPEVITLESGKKLAKFSLATNETYKNSSGQKVTDTQWHNIVAWNKTAEIIEQYLQKGSEVVIEGKLTSRSFEDNEGNKRYITEVVCNEFLMLGNK